acCAAAGGCATTCTAATGATTTAAAtagaaatacaaacaacaaacaaaaatcttaAATAACCATTTAACACTAATGCAAAAAGAGGTTTCTACATCAATTCTACGacatattcaaagatattttgaatcGTCTATGTAGTCAACATCGTAGAAAGTAAAAAATTTTACGATGGTTCATAAAAAAcccattttagaaaaattacatattctaagacggttctcaaAAAAATAACCTTATTAGAATtatcacattctaagacgattttcaatgaaaactgtattagaatgtatttttaaaaaaatatataaaaatggggaattctaagatggtttgtCAAATAACCGTTTcagaatatctttttaaaaaaagaaaaaataaatttaaaattttaagatagtTTTCCAAAAAACTATCTTAGAATATCTATCATTTAAGATGATTCtcgaaaaaaaatcattttagaatgttttttataaaaaaaaattaaaataattttaagattttaagacggttatgtagatattctaagatgatttttgagagaatcatcttaaaatgtctttttttatataaaaaaaaaatttgaaaacccAGTTAGTACTTTTGATTTTCTACCGGGatagaatatgtttttttaggaCATTCATCTGGTCCTCATCTCATGGTCTCTTCAAGAAGTCTTCCACCATCCATCCCAAGAATGCAAATGGAACAAAGCTTAATTCTATTCACAAGTTTGTTTCTAATctagcttttttttaaaatatctatatcaaaaaagaatttcaatcaatttttacaaaaaattataaaaaatttcaataatcttGCATCacaatttaagttttttatataatttaaattatttattgtaaattcaaaatatagtttatatattGAAAGACATACAtttgttatgaattttaatcataatataatttatatattaaaaatattcatttttaataaattctaattatataaaaataatatcctATTAAATACTAGTTAAATATTATTCCTTAATCCACTAACGTTAGTTTAGTTTCCAAAAGGTTAATTTCACACTATTAATTATTACaccaattttaatttgttattttttttaacaaatcatATATGCTATTTGTTTTATGAGTACATATCATATACATTACGATGGATCCTAGTTTATTTCCCTAACTTTatgtaatttcaaatttcaaaattaacacGCACACGCTAAGCATACCATGGTACACAATGTATGAAACTAAGTTCTAAAGACGATATAGCCATATAAAAACTTCAACACTCACTTCAAAATATTCTATTAGCAAATGTTGTTTGGTTCTTTGGGTAACCTCAGATGGTAATACTTCCTTCAATGTATCCACCTATTTTTCTTCCAGCAAATACATCCACAAGTGTTGTCAAAATTCCTGGTCTAAAAGCACCACTAACATCTTGCAGTAGTTGAAGTTGATCTTTATTGATTCATTGACTCCTCATTTCCTGATGTAATAGAagtcaaaaaaacaaaatcagaagatttactatgaagaaaaaaataggcttgaattaaatttatctttttctaacAATTTTGATAAACATATAAGAGCATTGAATTTTTCAAGAATAATTTACATGGCCTTAAGAGTTGAACAagagattttatatttattctgttATGTATTCAAGAAAGCTAAGCTCTCGTGAATTCAAAGAGGTGGTTAACATGATTGATTGATGCTACAACACCAAACATCTAGGGACAGATAGAACATCTGCAAGAAGGAAATTTTTGTAATCATAACATGCCAGTGTAAGGAAAGCATATGCGAAAGCTGACATATCTACATAATAGCTAATATGATTGAATGCAAGTGAAAGAGGTTGAAATGGTAGAATCATTCCCTTTCTTGGTTCTTGGTTCAAAGAACTGGCcatttctgaagattctttcactGCCATGTTTGTATCATCCTTAAAAGCAATAATGTGGAAAACACTTGACAAGTGAATGCCAAAATCCAACAAATAACCATCCtcccattttattttacttttcccCTCACAGTTGTTACAGTTTGGGTTTGGATCTTATTGAAATTATCCCTCAGTTGCTCGATGGTGTGATCTCCAGCACAAGGAGTGGAGAGAGTTAGTGGTAATGCAATATGAGAGTAAAGCTACCTATTGGAAGCTCTTTACAGTTTTGTCGATGCTACGCTCGACTTCAGGCAATTTCTTGGGCACGCCGACAATAACGACCAGTTTGGGCACACCCAAATCGAACATGGCGTTGCAACTCAAACCTTTGTTTCTTCATCGACCATTCACTGCTACCCTTGCTGAATTGAACAACTTGGGTGTGCCGAAACACAAAGATGAAGAGGATCTCACACTAATAGCGCCTCTCATAACTGAACTCTGAAATTGAAACGcagctcatcatcatcatcgtctCCATCTCCTCCGCTTCCTCTACCTTTACCTCTGCGTCTGTGGCTaagatattttagatttttttataacctAACACCGTTAAGGCATTAgccccaaaaataaaataaaaaaaaaaagtaaaagatgaaTACAAAATAGTATAAGACGATTTTTATTGGGCAAAGAGAGGCACCGTGGAGAAACAAAGAGTCAAGAGTCACCAGTACTCAGACTGCGCTGATAGGCTGCTTGAGACGGTGTCGTTTCTGTTGAAAACCATGGATGATTTTTGGAACGGGAATGGCAACGTCAGTGAGGCAGAGGCGGCATTGGAGGCCATGAAATCAAAAAAGGAAGAGATGCAAAAAGAGACTAACGGGAGGCTTTACCCGACGCTGAAGGAGGGAGAGGAAGGCGCTGTGGAAACAGTCCAGGAAGGCAAATATAGTGACGAAGGAGAAGGCGAATATGGcaaagaaggagaaggagaatgCACTCTTAACCCTAGTTGACATTTCAATTCGATGACTATGCCTTTGCCATCTTTGAAGATTTTTAACAAAGGATTGAGGAGACAAAGacggttttctttaaaaaatcatagTTGAACACTTTTAAGACAGATTTTAATAAAGCAGTCTTTGAACACTCGtattaagatgatttttataaaatcgcAGTTGTATGTTTCctatcatttataaaattatcaccgtttgatattttaaaatggtttttgaaaatagtcttagaatgtgtgtggtaaaaaattatttttgtagtagtgtaagcatctaataaaattatgaaaataaccattcaaattaaatatctcaattctaaaatatataaaataccaTTCAAAAGTCTTAAAATCCTAAAGTTTTAAATCCAAATATTAGTCTTAGTGATAGTTCAACAACATCATAATACCAACTTGTTAAGACAACATAACcaatctattattaatttattattttgtattagctattcctgattttttttctttgctcgTGCTATTTACACATCGGTTTTACTAAGTATACCCTCATACCCCTCCTTTCCACCTCTCAAGTATCCATTACACCCTTTCTCTTATAGAAGTACACTCCTTTTGCTTTCTGGAAATGTCTTTCTATATTTCATATATCTATTCCAGAAATGTATCTCCAGAATTATGATTCATAGTTCTAGGGGTATACTTCcaaaatagttatatattttttaataaaatattacttaagaattaaaatggttgatgagaaacaaaagaaaagatgaTAAATGCTTATACCcatgtttgttaattttattttcatcctatCATTAGTATTCTTTAAATTCTATCTCAAatcttattttcatcttatttttattattctttaaatcctaattttaaactattttcatcatatattcattatataatactgcatttttatcattatttcatataatattttacattttctttcATCTAGTACTGCATTTCAAGGTACATTGAAACACAGTGTCAcatgaaggaaaatgaaaaatattgtataaaataatgatgaaaaatggtattatataatgaatatatggtgaagataactttaaaattatagtttaaagaataataaagataagacgaaaataagattttaaataggatttaaagaacattaatgataggatgaaaataaaattaacaaacatgAGTTTAAGATAAACgtttataatcttttttatatatttcttgtcaaccattttaattctttaagtgatattttattgaaaaatatagacTTATTCCGAAAGTATATCTCCAATACTGTGAATCATAGTTCCAGAAATACATTTCTAGAATAGATATATGTAATTCTGGAAAGACATTTCCAAAAAGCAAAAGGAGTGTACTTCTTTATGAAAAACGGTGAAGGGTATGAGGGTGTACTTAGGAAACTGGTGTAAATATCAAAATTCCTTCTTCACTTGATTGATTAAAAAAGAGGCACAAATCAAAGCAACAAAGGCTCCAAAATTAGTGGCCCGACACGATAGATAAAAGGGAATTGCTATATCCAGTTCCTCTTTTTGCTAATACACtcccattttaatttttattttcaaaagtacCCCTAATAAATACACTCCCTGTACCatgacatcatcatcatccaacCTACGAGCCCTTTTTTCCTCTTGCCTCAAAGTCACCTGTTTGAGTCTGGTGTGATGATTCCTATTCCATTTTAGATAGGTTTGGAACCTTGGTGTACAAAGGGACTGTTTCTGTTGTTATTGATTTAAAAATGGGCTGTTAGCATCAAAGTTATACAACTCATCGACAACACCATCAGAATGATGGCATGAGGCATAACTCAATTTGGCTTGTTTCAAAGGAGCAGTCAACAGTGATCAAAGCTTGCAAAAAGCTTCAAGGAGTGTATTCCCTGGCTTGGTCACGGGTAGGAGAAGCAAGAATGTTGTGGCTTTTGCCTTTGAAATGTGAGGAGCACTTGGTTTGATGGAAACCACGTACAGAGAGGGGGGTGTAGCTGGGAGAATCCTCCTTCGATGATCATAGGGTGTGTATTTTATTGGATAttattggaaaaataaaataaaaaggaaagtgtATTAGTAGGAAGGGAGTGTAAATAGAAATAAcccaaataaaatcataaaatccaCCAATTCATATATTGACCCGGTCGAGGTAGTAGTTCAATGGTCCAACTGATAGATCAATAATTGATCCGGTTTAATccgatatatattaaaaaattcaaaaatacatATACATCTATTATATATAAGCTAACATTATTTGAGTTAGAAATGTTCATTTATActctaaaatctaaaataacaattaataatatgaGATATCAAAACGATGTCGTAAAGatgatctatttttatttttgtaaaactgATTTTGTCGGACCAGTTCAACCGAGATTTGGTGACCTAATCTATTGGGTTTGACTGGGTCATTTCAAGTCAATTGCGTGACATATCCAACAATGGAATCGGCCCGGTTAGACCATCAGGTCCCAGTTGGACCGGTCCAATCGGCCGTGCCTAACCGGATTTCACAAGTAGGCTAGTGGGACTATGAAACTCATCAGCATATCCTCAATTAACTCGTAAGTTAAAGAAAGCAGAAGAACCCTTGTACTGGATGATTGAATAAgctgtttttaaaataaataaaaaataaaaaagtttaccGAGTGaacttttaaaaaggaaaacgaTTATTTACTTAATGAGATAAAAAAGAATGGCACCTATTTAGAGTGTTTGATTGAAAAATAGGATTATGGTGTGAAAATTAGAGTAAGTACCTTTCCAATTACGTAAACTTTCTTAACTAAACCAAGCAGTGGGTCATTATGATAATTGTTGATCCTTTAAGAGATCTAACTTTCCTGTAAATGGAATGTGGCCTCTAACAAATATGCAATGTCTGAAAAATAAGCATGTTGAACTAACTGTTATCTTCGGCTTAAAGACTAGCTTTGTAGGTTCATAGACTCATAGTAGTAGAATCCTCAAGAGATATACCACTTTTCGGTTTATCCATGGCCCAATTGGTTTAAAGACTAGACAGATATTTGctcatcatttttgttttacatttttttttacttttattccaATGCAAATATAATATAGAGCCGACATGTCAATGGTCCTACTAGGAACCATTCCCTGTAGAGGGAATTTGATGTACAAAAGTAAAACGAAAAAAAGATCCAATAATTAATCATTACTGTTAATTGAATAGTATAAAACCTGTCAGATGCTGCCTAATTTGGACGGCCACAAACACAATTATTTCTCAACAACCCATTTTGGCAAGTTCAATGCCAACTAGGACAATCCAATGCTTGCTGATATTTGACATCACAGTATAGGTACAGGAGATCAATATGGAATGAAAAATGCTACACAAGAACTCTGATCACTAGCAGGTACTTGAATTGCTAGATAGTGAGAGTGAAAAAGGCTGTGTAACATGCCAATGACAACAGAATTCAAGAATTATCATAGCCACAGTTGCAACTGCAACAGGCATATTATTTGACCTGGAATGAACTCACACCTAGGTGAGCAAAATATTGAGCAAGTTTATGAATGGCAGCATAATCACAGCAAGTAtttttttgaacaaaatttcAACTATTTTCGTGAGTTAAACAACTTGTGCAAATTTTACCTGTCCCTTCTTGGGGCAACTGGTCTTACCTCTGATGGAAAGGACCCTCTTAAATCACTTTAACAATGGCATTGCTTTCCAAATTTAAACAGTCACAGATGTTACTATTACAActaattttttcattcatttcatttatttgttctGGAGTTGCATTTGGCTTCAATATTGTCACAAACTTTTGTGCTAGGTTTTGTGGAAAGAATAGGAACTTTAGCAACAGAAGTGGACAAGTTTTGGGAGATACATTACAAATCTTTCAGTTGGCATTTTTTGTAAGTTTGTAACTGATGAAGTCAATCAAACCATTGTTTCCCTCcctttatttcataaaatacgAAGGAGAGAGGATTACCTTTCACCATATTTCTTTCAAGAAAGTCACGCCATTGCATTAATATGCATATTATTTTAGCAGCAAGTCACTGTTGCATGCTAAGGAAATCTCTGTATGCCAAATTTTCTCTATCATTATACCTTTTAAAACTAGTACCACATCCAACTTCCCATAGTACTATATTAATAGTAGGTTAAATGAATTCTAATATTGGAGATCTTAGATTCATGAAGCAGATTCACGTAGTGCCTACAGAAAGAATGGctcaataaattttatcacCAACACCATTCAAGATTCTGCTAAAGAGAATATCGAATTTGCTCTGTGATGGGTGAACAAATGACATCTCCAAATTTTGTGCAACATCGGAAGATTTACTACAATACAACAAAGGGACTGTTTACTATCTTAACAAGTAATGCGGGGTTAAATAAACAATTGAGAAATTAAATGGTGAACAGATGATCTTCAAAGAAATGCACAAAAGAACGTTGATTCATAGAATCTGCAAGCTACAACATTCAGACAAGTACAACTAATtgcaaaattccaaaatttcatGATTATTGAATTAAACCTTTGATTTACATAGATGATTTGGAATTTACCATTATTTATGTCACAACACATAGAAAGTCAGCAAGCAAAAATAAATGGGGGATCCATTCAGAGTCACAATCAGTGTTTGCCATTCATTTCAGCCCCTGCACAGCATAACCATTGACCACTCATGAATTCTAGTTAAAGAGCAAATTGAAATTCACAGTTGCTGTTACACAGATAGAGAAAGAAAAGCTATCACCAAAATTCACCTCACTCAGGAACATCAGCCACTTTGTAGGATTCTGCAGTGATCTCAGCCAGCCATAAACCAGGAAAAAGTGTCTGCAATAAATTGAACCAAAAAAACAATGTGAGAAGAGCAAAATGACAACACTGAAAAAAAACCTAATTGAAATACACTAacaatataaagattttttaagttataattCAATCACAAATAGCTATGGTAGGTTCGCTGACTATTATAATAACTAGTAACTTCCTTAAAACTCAGGTTTTCTACATTATCATTTAACCACAGATTGGTAAGTGTTCTGGACCAGCCTTCAACGGTTCAACCTACTGCCTTCCTCCGCTCCACCGCCTTACATGTTGGCCACGAAAGCCAGATTCAGGACATTGTTAAGTCTTGGATTCAGGAGTGACATTGAAGCAAGTTCGTCTTCTTTGGCCGACCTTTCTGGCCAACATGTGTCTTACCGAGGACCCCAAACTGACCTCGACCTATTCACGCATCTTGTGTGCAGCCTAACCGTCTTGTCACGTGGCCCCCGTAATTTGCGGTAACTGTCTAAGCTTTTACCGTGCACTCGGCATGTATGCCACGCCTTCATGTTTGCATCTAACCATTCATTCTCACTCTCCTCTTACGGTTTCGGACTTGAGCATCAAAGTTCTTGCAGGTAGAAACACCCAAGCTGGTGAGTTCCTCCTAGCACCGCCAACCGGAAACCACATTGGTTGGTGTCCAACCAGCTAGCAAACAGTGAATTTACCgccttttataataattaccttaaaagTCAGGTCTTTTATAACATCATGATATCATCCAAATACCCAGATTGCCATGTATAGTAAATTTGTTGACTATTCTAATAAAACTACCTTAAAAGTCATCTCAAGAATGAATAATGATCGGTAGGCAGCATAGAACTTATTAAACTGAAAATGCATGAGCATgacaattaaactaaaaaaatccaGAAACCATGAGAACCTAAAACAAGATATATAtgatttcaattcataaatcaacaATGGAACCTCGAAAGCATTAAATTACTTAGAACTACTTACATTCAACTGCCTCTGCACAATCCTGGGCCTCTTCTTGGGCCTTCTGGGGGGCCTAGCTCCGAGCAGGGCCCAGAAATCCTGCTCCACCTCCTCCTTAGAGAGAGAAACAGAGAACTTAACtttctcattattattattccccgccaccaccaccaccttcttcttctccttcaccgGCGGCGAAGAACACCTCGTGTCGAAAAGCCTTCGCTCCTCTTCGTTGTTCTGTGGCGGCGCCTTGCACGCAGCTCTTCTCGTCCTCAAATTCCAAGGCATCATCGCATTATTCGCGCCACCAGC
This region of Glycine max cultivar Williams 82 chromosome 7, Glycine_max_v4.0, whole genome shotgun sequence genomic DNA includes:
- the LOC100805289 gene encoding uncharacterized protein LOC100805289 translates to MATGPERSKPLHNFSLPCLKWGTQRLLRCVNADLDHRRSSRFHAPQNDAVRITNKRKIDEVGGLREEEAAAAGGAAGGANNAMMPWNLRTRRAACKAPPQNNEEERRLFDTRCSSPPVKEKKKVVVVAGNNNNEKVKFSVSLSKEEVEQDFWALLGARPPRRPKKRPRIVQRQLNTLFPGLWLAEITAESYKVADVPE